From a single Labrenzia sp. PHM005 genomic region:
- a CDS encoding GNAT family N-acetyltransferase, which produces MCASSAFPLSESRLVLETERLRLRPLSLEDHGLIAALQTDPEVMQYIGGPVPEEAVSERLETSVRRGAGGRIGVWCIEDRRSAEKLGTAILLPLPLEAYEADPSQVATDAYPSAEVEVGYTLLRSAWGRGIATEACRRLLKFGFEETSLGEIAAVTHSDNLVSQKVLQKCGLRPEGMRRAYCNDVPGFRITRAQWQALENKG; this is translated from the coding sequence ATGTGCGCTTCATCAGCCTTTCCGTTAAGCGAATCTCGTTTGGTTCTGGAGACGGAGCGGTTGAGGCTGCGGCCACTTTCTTTAGAGGATCATGGCTTGATAGCGGCACTGCAGACCGATCCGGAAGTCATGCAGTATATTGGTGGGCCTGTTCCGGAAGAAGCTGTCTCCGAGAGGCTTGAAACGTCGGTTCGAAGGGGCGCAGGCGGTCGGATCGGTGTCTGGTGTATTGAAGACCGTCGCAGCGCTGAAAAACTCGGGACTGCGATTTTGTTGCCGCTTCCCCTAGAGGCTTACGAGGCCGATCCTTCGCAAGTTGCCACTGATGCCTATCCGAGCGCTGAAGTCGAGGTTGGATATACTCTGTTGCGTTCAGCCTGGGGGCGTGGGATCGCCACAGAGGCCTGCCGCCGGCTGCTGAAATTCGGTTTTGAAGAAACAAGTTTGGGCGAGATCGCCGCCGTGACACACTCTGACAATCTTGTTTCCCAAAAGGTTCTGCAAAAATGCGGATTGCGCCCGGAAGGCATGCGCCGGGCCTATTGCAATGATGTTCCAGGGTTCCGGATCACGCGCGCGCAATGGCAGGCCTTGGAAAACAAAGGTTGA
- the alr gene encoding alanine racemase: MQDTSPNPFPADLYGGRLTIDTDAIAANWSSLKSKLTGGAECAATIKANAYGTGQTETALRLHQEGCRTFFVAVPTEAVSLRQTLPNATIYALDGLFPGTADLLIQHNIRPVLGSLEELKEWAATCTAAGRSFDAAVHVDTGIHRLGLSGEEFLSALADPSLMGAFQPNLLMSHLACGSTPDHPMNRTQLQTFKTLTDPFKGISRSLANSAGVLLGEDYHFDLVRPGISLFGGRAFDHGENPMRPVAKVEVRIMIVRNVPAGDTIGYSAAETAKRPLRNAVVAAGYADGLLRRAGSSDDRPGGFAMIGDHKVPILGRISMDMITLDVTDIPEHLVKRGAFVEMLGPNVAAADLAAYAETIDYEYLTSLGRRFERVYGPLA, translated from the coding sequence GTGCAAGACACCAGTCCCAATCCCTTTCCAGCGGACCTTTATGGCGGCCGTTTAACCATCGATACGGATGCGATCGCAGCGAACTGGTCTTCGCTGAAATCAAAGCTGACGGGTGGTGCAGAATGCGCAGCGACCATCAAGGCCAATGCGTATGGCACCGGTCAGACAGAAACTGCATTGCGGCTCCACCAAGAGGGATGCCGGACGTTTTTTGTCGCCGTACCAACGGAAGCCGTGTCCTTACGGCAAACCTTGCCAAATGCCACGATCTACGCGCTCGACGGCCTGTTCCCCGGCACAGCAGATCTGCTTATCCAGCACAACATCCGTCCGGTTCTCGGCTCATTGGAGGAATTGAAAGAATGGGCAGCAACCTGCACAGCGGCCGGACGAAGTTTTGACGCGGCTGTGCATGTTGATACCGGTATTCACCGGCTTGGGCTTTCAGGGGAAGAATTTTTGTCAGCCCTTGCCGACCCAAGCTTGATGGGGGCGTTTCAGCCGAACCTTCTGATGTCGCATCTCGCATGCGGATCCACCCCCGATCATCCGATGAACCGGACCCAGTTGCAAACCTTCAAGACCCTTACAGATCCCTTCAAAGGTATCTCACGCTCGCTCGCCAACTCCGCCGGTGTTCTGTTGGGAGAAGATTACCATTTCGATCTTGTCCGGCCCGGCATATCGCTGTTTGGCGGCCGGGCCTTCGATCACGGCGAAAATCCAATGCGGCCTGTTGCCAAAGTGGAGGTCCGGATCATGATTGTCCGCAACGTCCCCGCAGGAGATACCATCGGCTACAGCGCGGCAGAGACCGCCAAACGGCCCTTGCGCAACGCTGTTGTGGCTGCCGGTTATGCGGACGGACTGCTCCGGCGTGCCGGATCATCCGACGACCGACCCGGCGGTTTTGCCATGATTGGCGATCATAAGGTGCCTATTTTGGGCCGGATTTCCATGGATATGATCACACTTGATGTTACGGATATTCCCGAACATCTGGTCAAGCGCGGCGCGTTTGTGGAAATGCTGGGGCCAAATGTTGCAGCGGCCGATCTGGCAGCTTATGCGGAGACCATCGACTACGAATATTTGACAAGCCTCGGACGGCGGTTTGAACGCGTCTACGGTCCGCTGGCTTGA
- the radA gene encoding DNA repair protein RadA — MARRSTSFVCQSCGAVTAKWVGRCESCGEWNTIVEEQTGGGIGGGPSRASKSKGRVVPLVGLSGDTKEAPRIQTNVAELDRVTGGGFVRGSALLVGGDPGIGKSTLLIQAAAQLASLGHKTVYISGEEAIGQVRLRAERLGLADAPVALAAETSVEDILATLEADTAPAMLILDSVQTLWTDQVDSPPGTVTQVRASAQAMVRYAKKNGTTLVLVGHVTKDGQIAGPRVVEHMVDAVLYFEGDGAHQYRILRSVKNRFGATDEIGVFEMTGKGLVEVSNPSALFLGDRTTSAPGSAVFAGLEGSRPLLIEIQALVAQSSLGTPRRAVIGWDTARLSMILAVLEARCGVRFSQHDVYLNVAGGLKVNEPGADLAVAAALVSSLSGLALPANCVYFGEVSLSGAIRPVAQAQSRLKEAEKLGFDQAYCPEGNLKDGAASAFKAVGLPELGDFIAKMTVEAGAQGAS, encoded by the coding sequence ATGGCCCGCCGGTCTACATCCTTTGTCTGCCAGTCCTGTGGCGCCGTGACCGCCAAGTGGGTCGGCCGCTGCGAATCCTGCGGTGAATGGAACACCATTGTTGAGGAACAAACCGGCGGCGGTATTGGCGGCGGCCCCAGCCGGGCCTCCAAGTCCAAGGGCCGTGTGGTTCCGCTTGTCGGTCTCTCCGGCGACACCAAAGAAGCGCCGCGCATTCAAACCAACGTGGCCGAACTCGACCGGGTGACTGGCGGCGGGTTTGTTCGTGGCTCTGCCCTGCTGGTCGGCGGGGACCCCGGCATCGGCAAATCGACGCTTTTGATCCAGGCTGCCGCTCAGCTCGCGAGCCTCGGCCACAAGACTGTCTATATCTCCGGCGAGGAAGCCATTGGCCAAGTGCGTCTGCGCGCCGAGCGGCTCGGCCTGGCCGACGCTCCGGTCGCTTTAGCTGCCGAAACCAGTGTGGAAGACATTCTGGCCACGCTGGAAGCGGACACAGCGCCCGCAATGCTCATTTTGGATTCGGTGCAGACCCTTTGGACCGATCAAGTGGATTCGCCGCCCGGCACCGTCACCCAGGTGCGCGCCTCTGCCCAAGCCATGGTGCGCTACGCCAAGAAAAACGGCACCACCCTGGTTCTGGTCGGCCATGTCACCAAGGACGGCCAGATCGCCGGTCCGCGCGTGGTCGAGCACATGGTGGATGCGGTGCTTTATTTCGAAGGAGATGGTGCGCATCAATACCGTATCCTGCGGTCGGTCAAAAACCGTTTTGGCGCGACCGACGAAATCGGTGTCTTTGAGATGACCGGCAAGGGGCTGGTGGAAGTTTCCAACCCCTCGGCACTGTTTCTTGGCGACAGAACCACCTCCGCCCCAGGATCTGCCGTGTTCGCCGGGCTTGAAGGCTCGCGGCCGCTGCTGATCGAAATTCAGGCGCTGGTGGCCCAGTCCTCACTCGGCACACCGCGGCGCGCGGTCATTGGCTGGGATACCGCACGTCTTTCTATGATCCTTGCTGTGCTGGAAGCGCGCTGCGGTGTACGGTTTTCACAGCATGATGTCTATTTGAACGTGGCTGGCGGATTAAAGGTCAATGAACCGGGCGCGGACCTGGCAGTGGCCGCCGCCCTCGTCTCTTCACTCAGCGGGCTTGCCCTTCCGGCCAATTGCGTCTATTTCGGCGAGGTCAGCCTGTCGGGGGCAATCCGGCCCGTGGCACAGGCCCAATCCAGGCTCAAGGAAGCTGAAAAACTCGGCTTCGATCAGGCCTATTGTCCGGAGGGCAACCTCAAGGACGGTGCTGCTTCCGCCTTCAAGGCGGTGGGATTGCCGGAACTTGGGGACTTTATTGCCAAAATGACGGTAGAGGCTGGCGCACAAGGGGCTTCCTGA
- a CDS encoding CvpA family protein: protein MPITLLDGLLLVIMLISAVLAMIRGFVREVLSIVSWVAAAIAAFLLYERVLPYAKQYIAQDLVAMGASAAAVFLVTLIVVSYITMRISDFILDSRIGALDRTLGFVFGAVRGLLLVVVAMMFFNWFVQPEQQPGWVQNAKSLPILLSVGERLVAILPEDPEKAILDKIRENELTGSQRSSVPAEEPAYSDSERQGLEQLTSDSN, encoded by the coding sequence ATGCCGATTACGCTGCTGGACGGACTGCTTCTGGTCATCATGCTCATCTCGGCGGTTCTGGCGATGATCCGCGGCTTTGTCCGCGAAGTTCTGTCGATTGTCTCCTGGGTCGCTGCCGCCATTGCCGCCTTTTTGCTCTATGAGCGCGTGCTGCCCTACGCCAAGCAATATATTGCGCAAGACCTGGTCGCGATGGGCGCTTCAGCTGCCGCGGTCTTCTTGGTGACCCTGATCGTCGTCAGCTACATCACAATGCGCATCTCCGACTTCATTCTCGACAGCCGCATCGGCGCGCTCGATCGCACTCTCGGGTTTGTCTTTGGTGCCGTGCGCGGCTTGCTTCTGGTCGTCGTGGCCATGATGTTCTTCAACTGGTTCGTTCAGCCGGAACAACAGCCAGGCTGGGTCCAGAATGCTAAATCCCTACCGATCCTGTTATCAGTCGGTGAACGGCTTGTCGCTATCTTGCCCGAAGACCCGGAAAAAGCGATTCTGGACAAGATCCGGGAAAATGAGCTAACAGGCAGCCAACGCTCGAGCGTTCCGGCTGAGGAGCCGGCTTACAGCGACTCTGAACGCCAGGGCCTGGAGCAGCTGACATCGGACAGCAACTGA
- the purF gene encoding amidophosphoribosyltransferase, with protein sequence MTGATDFHEPFDINGDTLREECGVFGILGHEDASALTALGLHALQHRGQEAAGIVTFDNDQFRAERHLGLVGDHFSDADTIGRLTGRAAIGHVRYSTTGETILRNVQPLFAELEGGGIAICHNGNFTNALTLRQQLIRDGAICQSTSDSEVVLQLVARSREQKIVDRFVEAITQMEGAYALVALTSKKLIGARDPLGIRPLVLGDLNGAPILASETCALDIIGAKFIREVENGEVIVCTSTGIESFFPFGKRPARPDIFEYVYFSRPDSIVGGRSVYDVRRDMGRELARESHVGADVIVPVPDSGVPAAIGYSQESGIPFELGIIRNHYVGRTFIEPTQQIRALGVKMKHSANRSQIEGKRVVLVDDSLVRGTTSVKIVQMIRDAGAKEVHFRLASPPIKHSDYYGIDTPVREKLLAAKYGLEEMCNYIGADSLAFLSVDGIYRAAGYEGRDNDNPQFTDHCFTGDYPTPLTDLSEDQDFVSAPRLVEVG encoded by the coding sequence ATGACTGGCGCAACCGATTTCCACGAGCCGTTCGACATCAATGGTGATACCTTGCGTGAAGAATGCGGGGTTTTCGGCATTCTCGGCCATGAGGACGCCAGCGCGCTGACAGCGCTCGGCCTGCATGCGTTGCAGCACCGCGGCCAGGAAGCTGCTGGGATCGTTACCTTCGACAATGATCAATTCCGGGCTGAACGCCATCTCGGCCTCGTCGGTGATCACTTCTCTGATGCCGACACCATCGGCCGCCTTACCGGCCGCGCGGCCATTGGTCATGTGCGCTATTCCACGACCGGTGAAACCATCTTGCGCAACGTGCAGCCGCTGTTCGCTGAGCTGGAAGGCGGCGGCATCGCCATCTGCCACAACGGCAACTTCACCAACGCACTCACCCTGCGCCAGCAACTGATCCGCGATGGCGCAATCTGCCAATCCACCTCAGATTCAGAAGTCGTTCTCCAGCTGGTCGCCCGGTCCCGGGAACAGAAGATCGTCGATCGTTTCGTCGAAGCCATCACCCAGATGGAGGGCGCTTACGCACTGGTGGCGTTGACGTCAAAGAAACTCATCGGTGCCCGCGACCCGCTCGGGATCCGGCCTTTGGTTCTTGGCGACCTCAACGGCGCACCAATCCTTGCCTCGGAAACCTGCGCGCTTGATATCATTGGCGCAAAGTTCATCCGTGAAGTGGAAAACGGCGAAGTCATTGTCTGTACGTCTACCGGCATTGAGTCCTTTTTCCCGTTCGGCAAGCGCCCTGCCCGCCCGGACATCTTCGAATACGTCTATTTCTCGCGTCCTGACTCCATCGTCGGCGGACGCAGTGTTTATGATGTGCGCCGGGACATGGGCCGGGAACTTGCGCGTGAATCCCATGTGGGTGCTGATGTGATTGTTCCGGTACCGGACAGCGGCGTTCCGGCGGCGATCGGCTATAGCCAGGAAAGCGGCATTCCGTTTGAACTCGGCATTATCCGAAATCACTATGTTGGCCGCACCTTCATTGAACCGACCCAGCAGATCCGTGCACTTGGCGTGAAAATGAAACACTCCGCCAATCGCTCGCAAATCGAAGGCAAGCGCGTCGTGCTTGTCGACGACAGTTTGGTGCGCGGCACGACATCGGTGAAGATCGTGCAAATGATCCGGGATGCCGGTGCCAAGGAAGTCCATTTCCGCCTTGCCAGCCCGCCGATCAAACATTCTGACTACTACGGCATCGACACACCGGTCCGGGAGAAGCTGCTGGCTGCAAAGTACGGGCTTGAAGAGATGTGCAACTACATCGGAGCCGACAGCCTTGCGTTCCTCTCGGTTGACGGGATTTACCGTGCGGCCGGATATGAGGGCCGTGACAACGACAATCCACAGTTTACCGACCATTGTTTTACCGGCGACTATCCAACGCCGCTGACTGACCTCTCTGAAGATCAGGATTTTGTCAGTGCACCACGCCTGGTCGAGGTCGGCTAA
- a CDS encoding SDR family NAD(P)-dependent oxidoreductase, which produces MTKDFEGRVALVTGASRGIGYQLAKQLASRGAHVIAIARTVGGLEDLDDEIQAAGGQATLVPVDLMDYDALDRLGAAIFERWKKLDIMIGNAGMLGVLSPLGHISPKDFEKVMAINVTANWRLIRSLDPLLRQSDAGRALFLTAVQANTCTAFWGLQSTSKAAVEALARTWANESLQTKMKINLADPGPTRTGLRAKAMPGEPTENLPEPSLVASELLELVKPEVLETGKLYDRVSREWVSF; this is translated from the coding sequence ATGACTAAAGATTTTGAAGGCCGTGTTGCGCTTGTTACAGGCGCCTCACGCGGTATTGGCTATCAGCTGGCCAAACAGCTCGCATCCCGCGGCGCCCATGTGATTGCGATTGCCCGCACTGTGGGCGGTTTGGAAGACTTGGACGACGAGATCCAGGCCGCTGGCGGTCAAGCGACCTTGGTTCCAGTAGATTTGATGGACTATGACGCACTCGACCGTTTGGGCGCGGCGATCTTTGAACGCTGGAAGAAACTCGACATTATGATCGGCAATGCCGGCATGCTCGGCGTCTTGTCGCCGCTTGGCCATATCAGCCCGAAAGACTTTGAAAAGGTTATGGCGATCAATGTGACCGCCAATTGGCGTCTGATCCGCTCGCTCGATCCGCTGCTGCGCCAGTCCGATGCCGGGCGGGCCCTGTTCCTAACCGCAGTCCAAGCCAACACCTGCACCGCCTTTTGGGGCCTTCAGTCGACCTCAAAAGCCGCAGTTGAAGCCTTAGCTCGGACCTGGGCCAACGAAAGCCTTCAGACCAAAATGAAGATCAATCTGGCTGACCCTGGTCCGACCCGCACGGGCCTGCGCGCCAAGGCCATGCCCGGTGAGCCGACAGAAAACCTGCCCGAACCTTCCCTGGTCGCCAGCGAGCTCTTGGAGTTGGTCAAGCCGGAGGTTCTGGAAACCGGCAAACTCTATGACCGCGTCAGCCGGGAATGGGTTTCGTTTTAG
- a CDS encoding GNAT family N-acetyltransferase has product MSPLSTNRLTLRQFEIADTEAFAALNADPEVMADLGRPLSRPESDAKLDRYIAAYEQTGFSRYVVENKQGSFLGYTGLMLRNFAPLGLHYDLGWRLNRAAWGQGYVTEAATAVIKSALSHPAVPEILAYTGPDNVRSQNVMRRLKLKRRPELDFSMNLETMTMPWYGFVWSAAANDSLI; this is encoded by the coding sequence ATGTCGCCCCTTTCCACCAACAGATTGACACTCAGACAATTTGAGATCGCAGACACCGAAGCCTTTGCAGCCCTGAATGCAGACCCGGAAGTTATGGCTGACCTCGGACGTCCACTCTCGCGACCTGAAAGTGACGCCAAGCTGGACCGGTATATTGCCGCATATGAACAAACCGGCTTTAGCCGTTATGTGGTTGAAAACAAGCAGGGCTCCTTCCTAGGCTATACCGGACTTATGCTCCGCAACTTTGCCCCTCTCGGTCTTCATTACGATCTAGGCTGGCGCTTGAACCGTGCCGCTTGGGGACAAGGCTATGTCACCGAAGCAGCAACTGCCGTTATCAAGAGTGCATTGTCGCACCCGGCGGTTCCAGAAATCCTGGCCTACACAGGGCCAGATAATGTGCGTTCGCAAAACGTCATGCGCCGGCTGAAACTTAAGCGCCGTCCCGAACTCGATTTTTCAATGAACCTTGAGACGATGACCATGCCTTGGTATGGCTTTGTCTGGTCTGCAGCCGCAAACGATAGTTTGATCTAG
- a CDS encoding VOC family protein, giving the protein MQLGAFSISLTVKDIQKSIAFYEGLGFSTLGGSGSDNWAILKNGETVIGLFQGLFEKNMLTFNPGWDQSAQALETYTDIRDLQKSLKDKGYAFVQEVDETSNGPGSLMLLDPDGNPILIDQHV; this is encoded by the coding sequence ATGCAACTCGGAGCCTTTTCCATCAGCTTGACTGTTAAAGACATTCAAAAATCAATTGCGTTTTATGAGGGTCTTGGCTTTTCAACCCTTGGCGGATCGGGCAGTGACAACTGGGCCATCCTGAAGAACGGTGAAACAGTTATCGGCCTGTTTCAGGGCCTGTTTGAGAAAAACATGCTGACGTTCAATCCGGGCTGGGATCAAAGCGCCCAGGCGCTGGAAACTTATACGGACATCCGAGACCTGCAGAAGTCCCTCAAAGACAAGGGTTATGCTTTTGTTCAGGAGGTGGACGAGACATCCAATGGACCGGGAAGCCTCATGCTGCTCGACCCGGACGGCAATCCAATTCTGATCGATCAGCATGTTTGA
- a CDS encoding inositol monophosphatase family protein, with the protein MPSERLAFTEALAQKAGVVALDYFKKLDTLTITQKGHQDLVSEADRNVETLIREELAKTYPDDGILGEEHGMEEGESGYTWVIDPIDGTANFVTGIPQWCVIIACVQQGQTLLGVIHDPVAGETFSALAGGGAFLNGKPIKVSDSDSVSVGSVGVGFNGRTSVTDAVNAVGALVSKGGVFFRNASGGLMLAYTGAGRLIGYIESHMNAWDCLAGMLLIQEAGGQVQEQDINHALYHGTRVVTGAPGVFGELTEIAESSFAPLQAAE; encoded by the coding sequence ATGCCATCGGAACGGCTCGCTTTTACCGAAGCTCTTGCACAGAAGGCCGGCGTTGTTGCGCTCGACTATTTCAAGAAACTCGACACGCTGACAATCACGCAAAAGGGCCATCAGGATCTTGTGAGTGAAGCAGACCGGAATGTTGAAACCCTAATCCGGGAAGAACTTGCAAAAACGTATCCAGACGATGGGATCCTCGGTGAAGAACATGGCATGGAGGAAGGCGAGAGTGGCTACACTTGGGTCATTGATCCAATTGATGGAACGGCCAACTTCGTCACCGGAATACCGCAGTGGTGCGTCATTATTGCCTGCGTACAACAGGGCCAGACACTGCTCGGTGTCATTCATGATCCGGTTGCCGGTGAAACTTTCTCAGCGCTCGCTGGCGGCGGCGCCTTTTTGAATGGCAAACCTATTAAAGTGTCGGACAGCGACAGCGTTTCGGTTGGTTCGGTTGGCGTGGGCTTCAATGGCCGTACGTCAGTGACTGACGCGGTCAATGCGGTTGGAGCGTTGGTCTCCAAAGGCGGCGTTTTCTTCCGCAATGCGTCCGGTGGCCTGATGCTCGCCTATACGGGCGCAGGGCGTCTGATCGGCTACATCGAGTCCCACATGAACGCCTGGGACTGCCTGGCCGGCATGCTGCTCATCCAGGAAGCGGGCGGGCAAGTGCAAGAGCAGGATATCAATCACGCGCTTTACCACGGCACCAGAGTCGTCACCGGAGCGCCAGGTGTCTTTGGCGAGCTTACGGAAATTGCCGAAAGTTCCTTCGCCCCGCTACAAGCGGCGGAGTAG
- the der gene encoding ribosome biogenesis GTPase Der, giving the protein MGATVAIVGRPNVGKSTLFNRLVGKRLALVDDTPGVTRDRRPGEARLGDLRFTIIDTAGLEDADKTSLEGRMRRQTEEAIETADAVLFVIDARAGVTPLDAHFADVARKTTRPVILLANKAEGRAGESGLYESYSLGLGEPIAISAEHGEGLADLYDALKPHVDRVTEEEDARREEAVTNVDVDEDGEIVDDEDPVGTKERPLRVAIVGRPNAGKSTLINRMLGEDRMLTGPEAGITRDSISVDWTWHDRHIKLFDTAGIRKKARVQEKLEKLSVADALRAIKFAEVVVVTLDATMSFEKQDLQIIDLVAREGRALVIAINKWDLIEDREAAWKKIRDANERYFNQIRGVRIVTLSGIQGQGIDKLVEGVFAAYDAWNARVSTAGLNRWLERATTSHPPPAVAGRRVRIRYMTQPKTRPPHFVAFSSRPEQLPESYTRYLVNSLREKFDIQGTPIRLSYRKGDNPYAPKKKRKIQ; this is encoded by the coding sequence GTGGGCGCTACTGTCGCCATCGTCGGACGGCCGAATGTCGGTAAGTCCACTTTGTTCAATCGCCTTGTCGGCAAACGCCTGGCGCTGGTTGACGACACACCGGGTGTAACGCGTGACCGCCGTCCGGGCGAGGCCAGGTTGGGCGATCTGCGCTTTACCATCATCGACACCGCCGGTCTGGAAGATGCGGACAAAACTTCGCTGGAAGGTCGCATGCGCCGCCAGACAGAAGAGGCCATTGAAACAGCCGATGCGGTTCTGTTTGTGATTGATGCGCGTGCGGGTGTGACACCGCTGGATGCGCATTTCGCCGATGTTGCCCGCAAGACCACCCGTCCGGTGATCCTTCTGGCCAACAAGGCTGAGGGGCGCGCTGGTGAAAGTGGCCTTTATGAATCTTATTCCCTTGGCCTTGGAGAGCCGATCGCAATTTCTGCCGAACACGGCGAGGGCCTGGCCGATCTCTATGATGCGCTGAAGCCGCATGTTGACCGGGTCACGGAAGAAGAAGACGCCCGCCGTGAGGAAGCCGTCACCAACGTTGACGTTGATGAAGACGGTGAAATCGTCGATGACGAAGATCCGGTCGGAACAAAAGAACGGCCTCTCCGTGTTGCCATTGTGGGCCGGCCAAATGCCGGTAAATCCACTTTGATCAACCGGATGCTGGGCGAGGACCGGATGCTGACCGGACCGGAAGCCGGCATTACCCGGGATTCCATTTCCGTCGATTGGACCTGGCACGACCGGCACATCAAACTGTTTGATACCGCTGGCATCCGGAAGAAGGCACGGGTCCAGGAGAAGCTGGAAAAACTCTCTGTCGCTGACGCCCTACGGGCGATCAAGTTTGCCGAGGTTGTCGTCGTCACGCTGGATGCGACCATGTCGTTTGAAAAACAGGATCTGCAGATCATCGACCTTGTGGCCCGCGAAGGCCGGGCGCTGGTGATCGCGATCAACAAATGGGATCTCATTGAGGACCGGGAAGCGGCCTGGAAAAAAATCAGGGATGCCAACGAGCGTTATTTCAATCAGATCCGTGGTGTTCGCATTGTGACACTCTCAGGTATTCAGGGGCAGGGGATCGACAAGCTGGTTGAAGGTGTTTTTGCCGCCTATGACGCCTGGAATGCCCGTGTTTCGACCGCCGGCCTCAACCGCTGGCTTGAGCGGGCAACCACCAGCCACCCGCCGCCCGCCGTTGCCGGCCGCAGGGTACGCATCCGTTACATGACGCAGCCCAAAACCAGGCCGCCGCATTTTGTGGCCTTTAGCTCGCGGCCCGAGCAGTTGCCGGAAAGCTATACGCGGTATCTCGTTAATTCCTTGCGTGAGAAGTTCGACATACAGGGAACGCCGATCCGGCTGTCCTACCGCAAGGGTGACAATCCCTACGCACCGAAGAAAAAACGGAAAATTCAATAA
- a CDS encoding PQQ-binding-like beta-propeller repeat protein, producing MIKQSVKGPVLGTLALSVFLTGCGAVSEFSGSINPFSREKILPGERQAVFDGVDPAAQTLGKAAKIGPASGGQTWTSAGGGQTNDPGNVAVSVSGSRAWQANVGTSGRGLTSSALRISSRPVSDGSRIYVYKPNGEVVALSTAGGRQWTQNLRPEGERDVGPGGGVVVDGGVVYAATGYRQVAALEAGSGRVIWTAEMDTPARGAPSAGNGHVFVVSQSNEVYAFSQEDGSVAWTFAGIEETAGVLSAANPAISGGRVIVPFSSGEIMAINIKSGEPEWIDGVARGFRTLALSGLADVSASPVVSGKLVYATGVAGRTVAVDARTGQRRWDQNLGSVHTPVVSGNALFMVDLDDRMVALDKDSGETMWATQLPKPEKKKRRRNWAGPVLANGALVAFASDGQIAMVDAASGQIMTTQRTNTDVFVTPIAAGGRVVVLTGKDGVAAFN from the coding sequence ATGATCAAACAATCGGTCAAGGGCCCCGTTCTTGGGACCCTGGCGCTGTCGGTGTTTCTGACCGGTTGCGGCGCAGTCAGCGAATTCAGCGGCTCGATCAATCCCTTTAGCCGGGAGAAAATCCTCCCTGGCGAACGCCAAGCGGTGTTTGATGGTGTTGACCCGGCAGCCCAAACACTGGGCAAGGCTGCGAAGATTGGCCCGGCAAGTGGTGGTCAAACTTGGACAAGTGCCGGTGGCGGGCAAACCAATGACCCGGGCAATGTGGCGGTGTCTGTCTCCGGCAGCCGGGCCTGGCAGGCCAATGTCGGAACATCCGGCCGTGGATTGACGTCCTCCGCATTGCGGATTTCATCACGCCCGGTCAGTGATGGCAGCCGGATTTATGTTTATAAGCCCAACGGTGAAGTCGTCGCTTTGTCGACGGCAGGTGGCCGCCAGTGGACGCAGAATTTGCGTCCGGAAGGCGAGCGTGATGTTGGGCCAGGTGGCGGCGTGGTTGTCGATGGCGGTGTTGTTTACGCAGCCACCGGTTATCGCCAGGTTGCTGCTCTGGAGGCCGGGTCCGGCCGGGTGATTTGGACCGCTGAAATGGACACCCCCGCGCGGGGCGCACCGTCGGCCGGAAATGGGCACGTCTTTGTTGTGAGCCAATCCAACGAAGTTTATGCATTTTCTCAGGAAGATGGCAGCGTGGCCTGGACTTTTGCCGGGATCGAGGAAACTGCGGGAGTTCTATCCGCTGCCAATCCGGCAATTTCTGGTGGCCGTGTGATCGTGCCTTTCTCCTCTGGAGAAATCATGGCGATCAACATCAAGTCGGGTGAGCCAGAGTGGATTGATGGGGTGGCCCGTGGTTTCCGGACACTTGCTCTGTCCGGATTGGCTGATGTGTCGGCAAGTCCGGTTGTTTCAGGAAAACTGGTCTATGCAACCGGCGTGGCTGGCAGAACGGTTGCCGTAGATGCACGTACCGGCCAGCGCCGCTGGGATCAAAATCTTGGCAGTGTGCATACGCCAGTTGTGTCGGGCAACGCACTTTTCATGGTTGATCTGGACGACCGGATGGTCGCTTTGGACAAGGACAGCGGCGAGACCATGTGGGCGACGCAATTGCCCAAGCCGGAAAAGAAAAAGCGCCGCCGCAATTGGGCAGGACCGGTACTGGCAAATGGTGCGCTGGTTGCCTTTGCCAGCGATGGTCAGATTGCCATGGTGGATGCAGCGTCCGGTCAGATCATGACCACCCAACGGACCAATACGGATGTGTTCGTCACACCGATTGCTGCCGGTGGGCGTGTTGTTGTGCTGACCGGTAAAGACGGTGTGGCCGCTTTCAACTAG